One window of the Oceanicaulis sp. genome contains the following:
- a CDS encoding protein-disulfide reductase DsbD domain-containing protein, translating to MTAFLARLLLIAALAVSGAAAHAQFGGADPMVDARLVSDRASVAPGETFHIALHQDITEGWHTYWRNPGDSGEPTRLELDLPEGWTTGEMIWPAPKPYPLGPLTNYGYSNEVTLPVPVTVPADAPAGRIEIPAHATWLVCEDVCIPEEADLTLTLQVGESRPDRSGARLIEAAIEAAPIAATDLAAGVEKGEGALAFTFAGEALQGASDVYVYPYESGVIDHAAPQRVRIEDAAARVDVKNGYLTRGDLSGPYRVLLSVDRGGERFAYEVAAEAGTLVNALAPAAAAGPGAASANDGEAAGGPPAAPSIGFWRAALFALIGGLILNLMPCVFPILSMKALTIVEKRGAARGEARLLGLIFAAGVIGTFLALGGLLLALRVAGLPDLWGVQLQVPGVVAGLALLMFLIGLNFLGVFEIGSSLQTVGGGVRDTGRRGALLTGVLAVFVAAPCLAPFMTGALAFALSQPPAASLAVFAFLGVGLAAPFVLVSFFPGLLGFLPAPGLWMVRLRQVLAFPMFATAVWLVWVLTSQVGATGVVWALLAFLAAGFAAWAFSLGGAAWRASSAVAALLAAVCVFAAARMEPAEIGTPAGEAWAEWSPAAVETARAEGRPVFIDFTAAWCVTCQFNKLGPLSERAVKDAFERNDVALFRADFTNRDPEIAAELARHGAPGVPLYVVYPGGEGAAETLPPLLTRDIVIQAVDRAVQGGS from the coding sequence ATGACCGCCTTTCTCGCCCGTCTTCTGCTTATCGCCGCGCTGGCTGTGTCCGGCGCGGCCGCGCACGCCCAGTTCGGCGGCGCCGATCCGATGGTGGATGCGCGGCTGGTCTCCGACCGGGCTTCGGTCGCGCCGGGCGAGACCTTCCATATCGCGCTGCATCAGGACATCACCGAAGGCTGGCACACCTATTGGCGCAATCCCGGCGACAGCGGTGAACCGACGCGGCTTGAACTGGATTTGCCCGAAGGCTGGACGACGGGAGAGATGATCTGGCCCGCGCCCAAGCCCTATCCGCTCGGACCGCTGACCAATTACGGCTACTCGAACGAAGTCACGCTTCCCGTGCCGGTCACCGTGCCGGCGGACGCGCCCGCGGGCCGGATCGAGATCCCCGCCCACGCCACCTGGCTCGTCTGCGAAGACGTCTGCATTCCTGAAGAAGCCGATCTGACGCTGACCCTGCAGGTCGGGGAGTCCCGTCCAGACCGCAGCGGCGCGCGGCTGATCGAGGCTGCGATCGAGGCCGCCCCGATCGCCGCGACGGATCTCGCCGCCGGTGTCGAAAAGGGCGAAGGCGCGCTCGCCTTCACCTTCGCCGGTGAGGCGCTTCAAGGCGCGTCGGACGTGTACGTCTACCCCTACGAGTCCGGTGTGATCGACCACGCCGCGCCGCAGCGCGTGCGTATCGAGGACGCTGCAGCACGCGTGGACGTGAAGAACGGCTATCTCACCCGCGGCGATCTATCGGGGCCGTATCGCGTGCTCCTGAGCGTCGACCGCGGCGGCGAGCGCTTCGCCTACGAGGTCGCCGCCGAAGCCGGAACGCTGGTCAACGCGCTTGCTCCGGCCGCCGCCGCTGGGCCCGGCGCGGCGTCAGCGAATGACGGCGAGGCGGCCGGCGGGCCTCCGGCCGCCCCGTCGATCGGCTTCTGGCGCGCGGCGCTGTTCGCGCTGATCGGCGGTCTGATCCTCAATCTGATGCCGTGCGTGTTCCCGATCCTGTCGATGAAGGCGCTCACCATCGTCGAGAAGCGCGGCGCGGCGCGCGGCGAGGCGCGGCTTCTGGGCCTGATCTTCGCGGCCGGCGTGATCGGGACCTTTCTGGCGCTGGGCGGGCTGCTTCTGGCGCTGCGCGTGGCGGGCCTGCCCGATCTGTGGGGCGTTCAGCTTCAGGTGCCCGGCGTGGTCGCCGGCCTCGCGCTTCTGATGTTCTTGATCGGGCTCAATTTCCTGGGCGTGTTCGAGATCGGCTCGAGCCTTCAGACCGTCGGCGGCGGGGTGCGCGACACCGGACGGCGCGGCGCGCTTCTGACCGGCGTGCTCGCGGTGTTCGTCGCCGCGCCCTGCCTTGCGCCCTTCATGACCGGCGCGCTCGCCTTCGCCCTGTCCCAGCCGCCCGCGGCCTCGCTCGCGGTGTTCGCGTTTCTGGGCGTCGGGCTCGCCGCGCCCTTCGTGCTGGTGAGTTTCTTCCCCGGGCTGCTCGGGTTCCTGCCTGCGCCGGGCCTGTGGATGGTCCGGCTGCGCCAGGTCCTGGCCTTTCCGATGTTCGCGACAGCCGTGTGGCTGGTCTGGGTGCTGACCAGCCAGGTCGGCGCCACCGGCGTCGTCTGGGCGCTTCTGGCCTTCCTCGCCGCGGGGTTCGCCGCCTGGGCGTTTTCGCTGGGCGGCGCGGCGTGGCGCGCCTCGTCAGCCGTCGCAGCGCTCCTCGCTGCGGTTTGCGTCTTCGCAGCCGCGCGCATGGAGCCCGCCGAGATCGGCACGCCTGCGGGCGAGGCCTGGGCGGAGTGGAGCCCGGCGGCGGTCGAGACCGCCCGCGCCGAGGGGCGGCCGGTCTTCATCGACTTCACCGCCGCCTGGTGCGTGACCTGCCAGTTCAACAAGCTCGGCCCGCTCAGCGAACGCGCGGTGAAAGACGCGTTCGAGCGTAACGACGTCGCGCTTTTCCGCGCCGACTTCACCAATCGCGATCCGGAAATCGCCGCCGAGCTGGCCCGCCACGGCGCGCCGGGCGTTCCGCTCTACGTCGTCTATCCCGGCGGCGAGGGGGCGGCGGAGACCCTTCCGCCGCTTCTGACGCGTGATATTGTGATCCAGGCCGTCGACAGGGCCGTACAAGGAGGTTCGTAA
- a CDS encoding SapC family protein codes for MADAPENQASVQGSLPLYKKPEPLNATAHKGKGLKFNDRPFDFLKDTHFVPVTLGEFGMAGARFPIIFLGDSRTPVAAMGLQAGLNVFVDDKGQFAQDTYLPAYVRRYPFVAATHSEQNDRFTICVDTGSHLFSDKPDEPFFTDDGQPTEFLNRAIEYVRRFESDVQITMNFVEKMKELDLFDQQQATFQPRDSQGNPTGDPQTVATYWGLSGEKLMKLDKDKLAELRDNTFLGAIYAHMLSMTQWDVLIQRTLRAQGQQAAKGGQQPKPGSVPPPPAPEA; via the coding sequence ATGGCCGACGCGCCCGAAAATCAGGCCTCCGTGCAAGGATCGCTTCCGCTGTACAAAAAGCCGGAGCCGCTCAACGCCACCGCCCACAAGGGCAAGGGTCTCAAGTTCAACGACCGACCGTTCGACTTTCTCAAGGACACCCATTTCGTGCCGGTCACGCTGGGTGAATTCGGGATGGCGGGCGCGCGCTTCCCGATCATCTTCCTGGGCGACAGCCGCACCCCGGTCGCCGCGATGGGCCTGCAGGCCGGTCTGAACGTTTTCGTCGACGACAAGGGCCAGTTCGCCCAGGACACCTACCTGCCGGCGTACGTCCGCCGCTATCCGTTCGTCGCCGCGACCCATTCCGAGCAGAACGACCGTTTCACGATCTGCGTCGACACCGGTTCGCACCTGTTCTCCGACAAGCCGGACGAGCCGTTCTTCACCGACGACGGTCAGCCGACCGAGTTTCTGAATCGTGCGATCGAGTATGTTCGCCGCTTCGAATCCGACGTCCAGATCACGATGAACTTCGTCGAGAAGATGAAAGAGCTCGACCTGTTCGACCAGCAGCAGGCGACCTTCCAGCCGCGCGACAGTCAGGGCAACCCGACCGGCGACCCGCAGACTGTCGCGACCTATTGGGGCCTCAGCGGCGAAAAGCTGATGAAGCTCGACAAGGACAAGCTCGCCGAGCTGCGTGACAACACTTTCCTCGGCGCGATCTACGCCCACATGCTTTCGATGACTCAGTGGGACGTGCTGATCCAGCGCACCCTGCGCGCCCAGGGCCAGCAAGCCGCCAAGGGCGGCCAGCAGCCCAAGCCGGGCTCCGTGCCGCCGCCGCCTGCGCCCGAAGCGTAA
- a CDS encoding OmpW family outer membrane protein, with the protein MKRLLVTAAAAAMTVTGLAAPAHADKGDWLFRLRAINVTPDESASIDPIGGDVDIDTSIVPELDITYFFADNFAAELILGVTPHDVTAVDTALTDVDLGSVTLLPPTLTFQYHFNPEGRFRPYAGVGVNYTMFFNEDLPTGSPLVSIDYDESLGLALQAGADVAINDTWFVNFDVKKIWINTDVTIDAGGLGMVAADVDIDPVVFGVGVGFKY; encoded by the coding sequence ATGAAACGCCTGCTCGTCACCGCCGCCGCGGCCGCCATGACCGTCACCGGTCTCGCCGCTCCTGCCCACGCCGACAAGGGCGACTGGCTGTTCCGCCTGCGCGCGATCAACGTGACGCCGGACGAGAGCGCGTCGATCGATCCGATCGGCGGAGACGTCGACATCGACACCTCGATCGTGCCCGAGCTCGACATCACCTATTTCTTCGCCGACAACTTCGCCGCCGAGCTGATCCTCGGCGTCACGCCGCATGACGTGACCGCGGTGGACACCGCGCTGACCGACGTCGATCTGGGCTCGGTCACGCTGCTGCCGCCGACCCTAACCTTCCAGTATCACTTCAACCCCGAAGGCCGGTTCCGGCCCTATGCCGGGGTCGGCGTGAACTACACGATGTTCTTCAACGAGGATCTGCCCACCGGCTCGCCGCTGGTCTCGATCGATTATGACGAGAGCTTGGGTCTGGCCCTTCAGGCCGGCGCGGACGTCGCGATCAACGACACCTGGTTCGTGAACTTCGACGTCAAGAAGATCTGGATCAACACCGACGTGACGATCGACGCCGGCGGGCTCGGCATGGTGGCCGCAGACGTCGACATCGACCCGGTCGTCTTCGGCGTGGGCGTGGGCTTCAAGTACTAG